A window of the Bacteriovorax sp. PP10 genome harbors these coding sequences:
- a CDS encoding MFS transporter: protein MKRTSPMIPIFLIVLVDVLGMTIILPLLPFYSESLGATPFTVGMIVAVYGLCQFIAGPILGQASDKVGRKKILVISQIGTCLGFIMLALSHSLVLIFLARIIDGLTAGNISVAQAYVADVTEPKDRTKAFGMLGAAFSLGFIIGPALSGFLAKYGAHYPIFLAACLSAVSIIATITILPNTEIHKSSEPRNKFAAKNIHKYFRVKEVAPLLLQFFAFAFAFSFFMSGFAMFLGEKFFFEGKHFGPQQVGWIFTFIGCMSLIVQVGVLRRLSDFMGEKKIVFIGFVAMSLGYFFIGETATIPFLLLALILNTFGSSVLRPSITSQITKIVPKDQQGTILGVTQSLQSVAQIVAPLIGGYLIGTGNLTGWAWSCSFIAFCGILLLFYQEQVAKRVVIAA, encoded by the coding sequence ATGAAACGCACTTCTCCCATGATCCCTATTTTCTTAATCGTCCTGGTCGACGTACTAGGGATGACTATCATTCTTCCTCTTCTGCCGTTTTACTCGGAGAGTTTAGGGGCGACACCTTTTACGGTCGGGATGATTGTGGCGGTTTATGGTTTATGCCAGTTCATTGCGGGGCCGATTTTAGGACAGGCCTCTGATAAAGTAGGAAGAAAAAAGATTCTGGTCATCAGTCAGATCGGGACTTGTCTTGGTTTCATCATGCTGGCCTTATCTCATAGTTTAGTTCTTATTTTCCTGGCGAGGATTATTGATGGACTGACAGCGGGAAATATTTCAGTTGCCCAGGCCTATGTAGCAGATGTCACTGAACCCAAAGACAGAACTAAAGCTTTCGGGATGCTGGGAGCAGCTTTCAGCTTAGGTTTTATTATCGGGCCAGCACTCTCAGGATTCCTGGCCAAATACGGCGCTCATTATCCTATTTTCCTTGCGGCCTGCCTTTCAGCTGTGAGTATTATCGCGACAATAACCATTCTTCCCAATACTGAGATTCATAAATCAAGTGAACCTAGAAATAAGTTTGCTGCAAAAAATATTCATAAATACTTCCGAGTGAAAGAAGTTGCTCCTTTATTACTGCAGTTTTTTGCCTTCGCTTTTGCTTTTTCATTCTTCATGTCAGGCTTTGCCATGTTTTTGGGAGAGAAATTCTTCTTTGAAGGAAAACACTTCGGGCCGCAACAAGTTGGATGGATCTTTACATTTATTGGCTGCATGAGTTTGATTGTTCAGGTGGGAGTGTTACGTAGGTTAAGTGATTTCATGGGAGAAAAAAAGATTGTCTTCATTGGATTTGTGGCCATGAGTCTTGGTTATTTCTTCATTGGAGAAACGGCGACTATTCCATTTTTGCTTCTTGCTTTAATTTTAAATACATTCGGAAGTTCAGTTCTTCGCCCTTCAATTACCAGTCAAATTACTAAGATTGTTCCTAAAGATCAGCAGGGAACTATCCTTGGTGTGACTCAATCTTTGCAGTCAGTAGCTCAGATCGTTGCCCCTTTAATTGGTGGTTACTTAATTGGAACCGGCAATCTTACAGGATGGGCGTGGTCATGCTCGTTCATCGCATTTTGTGGAATCCTCCTGCTATTTTATCAAGAGCAAGTGGCGAAAAGAGTTGTAATTGCAGCGTAA
- a CDS encoding S1 family peptidase: MKMIFLTLAALTMTSTYAALPTQKITPRIVGGIEVNPKTTDTSFIVSIGGGCAGTIIDAKWILTAAHCKPLFKSQVTAGSIALRGSDRVVLKVAKSYVHPKYANSSNDFALLELATPIDFAANPKISKIDIADSNLESSGGLEAGLIVTVYGWGVTRENGSQPAILREVDVPLVSRADANVKEAYDGDINETMLAAGYKQGGKDSCQGDSGGPLINRETRTLVGVVSFGEGCARANKYGIYSNVSNGNEWITGVMNK; this comes from the coding sequence ATGAAAATGATTTTCCTAACTTTAGCTGCACTGACAATGACGTCTACATATGCTGCTCTTCCTACTCAAAAAATTACTCCACGTATCGTTGGTGGTATTGAAGTTAATCCAAAAACAACTGACACTTCTTTCATCGTAAGCATCGGTGGTGGATGTGCTGGTACTATTATCGACGCAAAATGGATTCTAACTGCTGCTCACTGCAAGCCGCTTTTCAAAAGCCAGGTAACTGCAGGAAGTATCGCTCTTAGAGGATCTGATAGAGTTGTACTTAAAGTTGCAAAATCTTACGTACACCCAAAATATGCTAACAGCTCAAACGACTTTGCTCTTCTAGAGCTTGCTACTCCAATCGATTTTGCTGCTAACCCAAAAATTTCTAAAATCGATATCGCTGATTCTAACCTTGAATCATCTGGTGGATTAGAAGCTGGATTGATCGTTACTGTTTATGGATGGGGTGTAACTCGTGAAAACGGAAGCCAACCAGCAATCCTTAGAGAAGTAGATGTTCCTCTAGTGTCTCGTGCTGATGCAAACGTTAAAGAAGCATACGATGGAGACATCAATGAAACTATGCTTGCTGCTGGTTACAAACAAGGCGGAAAAGATTCTTGCCAAGGTGACAGTGGTGGACCACTAATCAACAGAGAAACTCGCACACTAGTTGGTGTTGTAAGTTTCGGAGAAGGTTGTGCTAGAGCAAACAAATACGGTATTTACTCAAACGTTTCTAACGGTAATGAGTGGATCACTGGTGTAATGAACAAGTAA